Sequence from the Gemmatimonas sp. genome:
GCCGGGAATGCTCATGGCCTGCGGCGGTGCCCCCACGGCGCCAGCGCCCACGCCGGCGACATCGTCACCGGCACCGTTGCCGGCACCGCCAGCCGATGTGCGTGCCTTGCCCTTCGTGCACCCCGCTCCGGGGGCGGAGTGGCCCACGGTGAGTGCCGGTGCCCTGGGCTGGGACACCACGGCGCTGCGCGCCGCCCTCGACTGGGCCGGTACCCAACGCTCCACCGCTGTGGTCATCACCTGGCGGGGGCGCCTGGTGGCGGAGCGGTACTGGCGCGGATGGACCGGCGAGACCGACAGCATCATCGCCTCCGCCGGCAAGAGTGTGCTTGCCACGCTCATCGGGCAGTTGCAGGCGGAGGGGCGCCTCTCGATCGATGCCCCGGCCAGCCAATACCTGGGGGCGGGATGGTCGCGCAGCCCCAGCACCGAGGGGCGCATTACCGTGCGTCACCTGCTGCAGATGTCCTCCGGGCTCGATGACTCCCTGCGCACGGTCGCCGCACCGGGGACGCGGTTCTACTACAACAATCCGGCCTACTACCAGCTCTTTGCGGCGGTCACGCGCGCCGCGGGACAGGACATCACCACGGCCTCGCGCACGCGCCTGTTCGATCGCATTGGCATGACGTGCAGCTGGCGATTCAACGTGGACACCGGCGAGCCGGGCTTCATTCTCAGCTGCAGCGCCCGGGACATGGCACGCTTCGGCCTGCTCACGCTGTCGCGCGGGGCGTGGGGCCCCACGCGCATCGTGGCCGACACGTCGTGGGTGACGCAGATGTGGCGCCCGGCGCCGCATGACAATCCGGCGTACGGCATGCTCTGGTGGCTCAACGGCACCGAGCGGCACCGCATTCCCGGGCCCTCTGTTCTTCCAACACTCACTGGCCCGCTGATGCCGTCGGCGCCCCGTGACCTGGTGGCGGCCCTCGGGAAGGGGGACAAGAAGATCTATGTGATCCCGAGCCTCGACCTCGTGGTGGTACGACACGGCGACGAGGCCGATGTGAGCGGCGGCAACCCGCTGGCAATGAGTACCTTCGACGAGCAGTTCTGGCAGCGATTGCGCCAGGCGATCCGCTACTGAGCGGTTGCCGCGCGCTCCGCCGCCGCGCGCTCCGCCGCCGCGCGCACGGCCGCTGGCGAGAGATCGCGCATGCAGCGCCAGTGCCCCAGGGGGCACTGCATGGGGCCGTGCGCATGACAGGGGCGGCAGGGCAGGGTGTCGTGCTGCACCACGACCTGCCGCTCGGCCAGCGGCCCGAATCCGAGTGCGGGGACCGTAGGGCCGAAGAGCGCCACCGTGGGGGTGTTCATGGCGCTGGCGAGGTGGAGGGGCGCCGAATCGTTGGTGACGAGCACGCGGCAGCGGGCCAGCAGCGCCGCTGATCCGAGCAGTGACAGGCGCCCCGTGGCATCGATTACGGACGGCGCCCCCACGTTGCGTGCGGCGGCGGCAATGGCGGCGGCGAGCGGCGCATCGCCCGCGGCGCCCAACACCACCAGACGTGCGTTGGGCAGTGCGGCGGAGCGCACCAGCTCCGCGGCGAGAGCGTCGAAAGACGGCCAGCGCTTGGTGGCCCACACGCTGCCGGGGGCGAGGGCGACCAGCGTGTCGCCGTCGTGAACGTCGTGCATGGCCAGCAGGGCCGCCACCGCGGCCTGCTCGCGCTCCCCGGGAAACAGCGACGGGCGAAGTGGCGGAGGTACCGTGGGCTCACCGGGGGCATTGGCAAGCTGCCACAGGCGCGCGGCGTGATGCAGCGACGGCTGGTATGGTACCCGCCGCGTGGTGAAGAGACGCCCACCGCTGGTGTCGAACCCGATCCGTTCCGGGATGCGCGCCAGGAAGGCCAGCGCGGCGGTGCGGTTCGAGCCCTGCGCCAGAAAGGCACGCTGCGCCCCCACCGCCCGCAGGCGCCTGGCCACCCGACGCAGCCCGCTCACCCCGCGGTCGGCGCCGCGCTTGTCGAACACGATGACGCTCGCCACGGCGGGGTGGTTGGCCAGCAGCGCCGCATTCGCCGGGGTGCCCACCACATGCACAAGGCCCTCACCAGCCAGCCGCTCGAGGAGCGGGGTGGTGAGGACCATGTCGCCGAGAAACGAGGTCTGGAGGACGGCGGAGATCATCGGGGACGTTTCAAGTGCTTAGTGGTAGTTCTCAGTTGTCAGTGAACTGATGGCCAAAGACGTCAACTGAAAACTGAAAACTTCCCGGACGATCACGCGCAGCCTGCCGTCAATCCACCTGAAGCACCGCCAGGAAGGCTTCCTGCGGAATCTCCACGCTGCCCACCTGCTTCATGCGCTTCTTGCCCTCCTTCTGCTTCTCCAGAAGCTTGCGCTTGCGGGAGATGTCGCCGCCGTAGCACTTGGCCAGCACGTCCTTGCGGAGCGGCTTCACGGTCTCGCGCGCAATGACCTTCTGACCGATGGTGGCCTGAATGGCCACTTCGAAGAGCTGGCGCGGAATGAGCTCCTTGAGCTTCTCCGCCACCTTGCGCCCCCACTCGTAGGCCTTGTCCTTGTGCACGATCACCGAGAACGCATCGATGGCGTCGCCGTTGATGAGCATGTCGAGGCGCACGAGGTCACTGGAGCGGTACTCGAGCATCTCGTAATCGAGCGACGCATACCCGCGGCTCACCGTCTTCATCTTGTCGAAGAAGTCGAGGATGATTTCGCCGAGGGGAAACTCCCAGTCCAGCTCCACGCGCACGGTGTCGAGGAAGCGCGTGTTCTTGTAGATGCCCCGCCGTTCCATGCCCAGCGTCATGATGGGCCCGATGTATTCGGCCGGGCACATGATGCGCGCGCGCACGTACGGCTCCTGCACGTCGTCGATCACCACCGCCGGCGGCATGAGCGCCGGGTTCTCGACCAGCAACTCCGTGCCGTCCGTCTTGGTGACGTGGTACTCCACGCTCGGCACCGTGGTGACGAGGTCGAGGTCGTATTCGCGCTCGAGACGTTCCTGCACGATCTCCATGTGCAGGAGCCCCAGAAACCCGCACCGGAAGCCGAAGCCAAGTGCGGTGGACGTTTCGGGCTCGTACTGCAGCGACGCGTCGTTGAGCTTCATCTTCTCGAGCGCGTCGCGCAGTGTCTCGTACTGCGTGGTGTCGGTGGGATAGATGCCCGCGAACACGAACGACTTGACTTCCTGATAGCCGGGCAGCGCTTCGGCCGCGCGGTTGTCCTTGTCGAAGATCGTGTCGCCGGCTCGCGTTTCGCGCACGGAGCGCACGGCGGCGAGCACGTACCCCACTTCCCCGGCGCGCAGCGCGTCGGTGGGCACCTGGCGCAGCTGCAGGTACCCCACTTCGGCGACTTCGTAGACGTTGTCGGAGACGCCGAAAGTGATCTTCATGCCCTTGCGGATCTCGCCATCCACCACGCGGATGCTGGGAATGGCGCCGCGGTACTTGTCGTAGTACGAGTCGAAGATGAGGGCGCGCAGCGGGCCATCCAGCTCACCCGTGGGCGGCGGGACGCGACGCACAATTTCCTCGAGCAGCTCGGGCACGCCCGTGCCCTCCTTGCCGCTCACGCACAGCACGTCTTCGGGCAGGCAGCCGATAAGGTCCACCACTTCCTGCCGACGGCGCTCCGGCTCGGCGCCGGGGAGGTCGATCTTGTTGAGCACGGGGATGATTTCGAGCCCCGCGTCCATGGCCAGGAAGAGATTGGACAGCGTCTGCGCCTGAATGCCCTGCGACGCATCCACCACGAGAATGGCGCCCTCACAGGCGGCCAGCGACCGCGACACCTCGTACGTGAAGTCCACGTGGCCGGGGGTGTCGATGAGGTTGAGCTCGTAGTGCTGTCCGTCGCCCGCGGTGTAGCTCATGCGGACGGCGTTCAACTTGATGGTGATGCCGCGTTCGCGCTCGAGGTCGAGCGTGTCGAGCACCTGTGACTTCATTTCGCGCTTTTGCAGTGTGCCGGTCTTCTCGATCAGGCGGTCGGCGAGCGTGGACTTGCCGTGATCGATGTGGGCAACAATGCAGAAGTTGCGGATGTGGCTGAGATGCAACGGAATGCCTTGCTTAGGGACAGGAGCCGGACAGGAAATCCCGGCCAACCTCGAAAAATAGCGGGGACAGGCGGCGCGGGGCACTGGGACCGGGCTCGGAGGCGTGGCGAGGCTGGGATCAGCGTCCATCTGATGGTGACCCCAATTCAATCCACCCGGTCGGGAGCGGGGCAACGCGCCAACACGGAGTTCGCCGAGGATGGTGAGGGCACGGAGACCGGCCCCTTGAACTGCCGAGTTCACGTATTCGGCGGTTCTCCAAGCCCTCACCAGCCTCCGTGAGCACTGTGTGGACGCGTTGCTCTCGCACCGAGTCCCCGGTCGAGAATAGGACGTGGAGCGAAATATCCGCCGCCCGCGTATTCTCCCCACATGTCCACCCGCGCCGACCAGCTCGATCCCGCCGTCCTCGCCGCCCTTGGCCACCTCGAACTGGTCGCCCGCTGGGTCGTGGACGGCTTCATCACCGGGCTCCACCGGTCGCCGCGCAAGGGGTTCAGCGTGGAGTTCGCCGAGCATCGTCCGTACATGCCGGGCGATGACCTGCGCTATCTCGATTGGCGCATTGCCGGCCGGGCCGACCGCTGGGTGGTGAAGCAGTTCGAAGAGGAGACCAACGCCCGCGCCATGCTCGTGCTGGACGTGAGCGCCTCCATGCAGTGGGCCGGGGACCCGGCGCGCCTTACCAAGCTGGCGTACGCGGAGCGGCTGGCCAGTGCCATGGCGCTGTTGCTGCTGCGCCAGCGCGATGCCGTGGGGCTGGTGCGCTTCGACGCCGCCTTGCGCGATGTGGTCCCGCCCCGCTCGCAGCGCGGGCAGTGGCGTCGGCTCGTGGCGGCCTTCGCCGAACCGGGGGGCGGAACGGCCTCGAACGTGGGGGAGGCCCTCGCGGCTGCCGGCAAGTTGGTGCGCCGCCCCGGCTTCGTGGTCTTGCTCTCCGATCTCCTCACCGACCCCGCGCCCGCCGCCGATGCCGCGCGCACCCTGCGCGCTCGCGGCCATGAGGTGCTGGTGCTGCACGTCATGGACCCCGCCGAGCGCGACTTCCCCGAGAGCGGCGAGGCGCGCTATCGCGATCCCGAAAGCGGCCACGAAGTGCCGGCCAGCCCCGGCGATGTGCGCACCACCTATCGCACCACGGTGCAGGAAGCGCTCGCCGACTGGAAGTCGGCGCTTGGTCGGGCCGGTGCCCGCTACGCGCTGGCATACACCGACGAGCCGTTCGGGCGCGCCCTGCGGCACCTCGTGGGCGTCAACGGCCGCGGGGCGATGGTATAATGGCGTTCCTGGCCCCCGCTTTTCTTGCCCTCGGCCTGCTGGCCGGTGTGCCGCTGCTGGTACACCTGCTGCGCCGCCGCGTCGGGCGTGTGATCGATTTCCCCGCCGTGCGCTACCTCGAGCGCATGGAGCAGGAGCACAGCCGCGATCTCAAGCTGCGCAACCGGCTGTTGCTGCTGCTGCGGCTGCTGGCGGTGCTGGCGCTGGCCTTGGCTGCCGCGCGGCCCATCGCCCGGCTGCTTGGTGTGGGGCATGCTCCCATGGCGTTGGCCATCGTCGTGGACAACTCGCTCAGCACCGGCGTGGTGCAGAACGGGCGGGTGCTTTTCGACAGCCTGCGGGTGGATGCCCGGGCGCTGGTGGGTGAACTCACCGCCGACGATCGCGCGTGGATCGTCACGGCCGACGGCCGGGTCATCGGTGGGGGGCCGGACGCGCTGCGCGCCGGGCTCGACGCGCTGCAGCCGTTGGGGGGGCGTGGCGATCTGGCCGCCGCCACCCGGCGCGCCGTGGGACTGGCGCGCAGCGGGGCGCCGCGCACCCCGGTGGTGGCCATCGTAAGCGACGGCCAGCGCAGCTCGTTTCGCAGCGACTCGGTGGTGCAGAGCGACGAGGTGCCGGTGATCACGCTGCAACGTGACGGCCCCCTGCCGCGCAATCGCGCCGTGCTGCAGGCCACACCGGAGCCGGTGCGCTGGACCCCTGGTGGCACGGTCACGCTGGCGGTGACCTCCCCCGATTCGGCCGCGTGGCGGCTGACCCTCAACGGCCGCACCGTGGCGCGTGGTACGGTGCCGCCCGCCACGCTCGAGGCACCGGCCCGCGTGACGCAGCGTCTTGCCAGCACCAGCAGCGGGTGGGTGCGCGGCAGCGTGGAACTCGACGCCGACGCCCTGCGCGCCGACGACACGCGGTGGTTTGCCGTGCGCGTGGCGCCGCCTCCCACGGTGAACGTGCGCGGTGAGGGGGGCGTGTTTCTGGGCGCCGCGCTGGGTACGCTGGTGGACGAAGGGCGGCTGGCCCGCGCGCGCGCCGGGGAATCACGTGCCGTGACCGTATCGGGGGCCGACGCACCCGGTACCCGGTTGCCCGTGCTGCTCACGGCACCGCGCGACCCCATTGCGGTGGGTGAGGCCAACCGCCAGCTCGAACGCCTCGGCATTCCGTGGCGCTTTGGCGCCATTGCCCGCTCGCAGGTGCTGGCCCGCGTGCCGGCGCGCGGCGGTGCCGTGGACACCAGCTCCATCTCGGCCCGCGCCTTCGACGGCACACCGGTACGCACCCGGTACCCCTTGCAGTACTCCCCGGGCAGCGGGGCGGCGGCGCCGACCGGCGCCCCCGATACCATCGCCACCGCCGGCGGCGCGCCGTGGGTGGTGGCCGGCGAGGGGTACGTGCTGCTTGGCTCGCCAGTGGACCCCGAGGCCACCGACCTGCCGCTCGATGCGGCGTTCGTGCCCTGGCTGCTGGAGGCGCTCGCGCGGCGGCTGGGCGACGACGGGCGCCTCATCGAGGCCAGCCCTGGGCAGGTGGTGAGTGGCCTGCGCGACCTGACCGGCCTCGAGGCGCCCGACGGCACGGTATCGCCGCTGGCCTCCGACCGGCTCACCGTGCCCACGCAGGCCGGTGTGTATTTCTTGCGGCGGCAGGAGACCCGGGCGGGGGCCCTCGTGGTGAACGGGGAGCCCTCGGAGTCGGAGTTTGCCGCGGCGGCCACCGCGACCGCCGCACCCAACGCGGCCGTCGCGGCACTCGTGACCGGCCGCGATGTGGTGACCGCGACCGACGGAACGAAGTGGCAGGAGGCTGTGTTCTCCCGAGCGGCGGGTCAGGCACTGCTGTTGCCCCTCGTGGCGCTGGCCTTGGCAGCGCTGTTGGCGGAAGCCTATGTGAGCGGTCGTTAGCGTTCGGGCTTTCTGTTCTCTTGCTTCAGGTTGTCGATGGGACTTCCACGTCTGCTCGACGCGGTCGCCGGGCTCTCGGCCTTCGATCGTGTGCTCAAGACCCTTCCCGGTCCGGGTGGGTCGCTTCGTGTTGGCGGCCTTGCCGGTTCGGCCGACGCCGTGCTGGTGGCCGCGCTCGCGCGTGCCATGCCGCAGCGGCTGGTCGTGGTCATCACCGACCAGCTGGGTGACGCGGAGCGGTGGCTCGCCGACCTGCAGGCGCTGGTCGACGATGTGCCGGTGGCGCTCTACCCGCCGCGCGAAGGGTTTGGTGAAGTGGAGCCGCACGCCGAAGTGGCCGGCGAGCGGGTGGAAACGCTCGAGAAGCTTGGGCGCAGCGGCGTTCGCATTCTGCTCACCACCTCGCGGGCGGTGCTCGAAAAGACCGCGCTCCCCAGGGCGCTCTCAGGCGCGCGCCTCGAGCTGCGCAAGGGGGATGTGCGGCGCCCCGAGGAGCTGGCGGCGCACCTGGAGAGCATCGGCTTCGAACGCGTGCCCATGGTCGAAGACGTGGCGCAGTTCAGTGTGCGCGGCGGCATCTTCGACATCTACTCGTTCGGCATGGCGGAGCCGGTGCGCCTCGAGTTCTGGGGCGACGACATCATCGAGCTGCGTCACTTCGACCTCAACACGCAGCGCAGCACGCGCGACGCCGCGGTGGCGCTCGTGCTGCCAGTGGACGGGCGCGTGCAGCTGGGCGACGACACGGGGGAGCGCGTCACGCTCCCCGAGCTCTGGCCCGCCGATTCGCTCGTGATCATGCCGAGCGGCAGCAGCGTGTTGCCGGAGCTCGTGCGCACCTGGGAGGAGGCGTCGCATCACATCGAGCTCGCCCTGCGCCGCGGCGAGGAGTACACGCACCGCGACCGGCTCTTCGTGGAGCCGCCGAAGATGGCGAGCACGCTGGCGCGCTTCGGCACGGTGCGCTTCAATCCGCCGCCACAGCGCGCCGTCAGCACCAACGCCGCCGACAACGTGCCGGTGGGGCCGGAGCCCGACGTGGCGTTCCCCATTCGGCATCCGGAGACGATCTCGCGCGACCTGCGCGTGCTGCGTCGCCTGCAGCGGGATGGTCTGCATACGGTCATCCTGTGCGACAACGCCGGTCAGGCGGAGCGCCTCGAGGAGCTCCTTGGCGAAGACGGACCCGTGGCCGCGTCGCTCGCCATTGGCGTGCTGGGAGGCGGCTTCGTGGTGCCCAATGTGGTGCGGGTGCTCACCGACCACGAGATCTTCCGCCGCGAACGCCGCCTGCGCCGGGCACGCCGCTACAGCACCGGCGCATCGCTCGAGTCGCTGGGGGCGCTCAAGCCGGGGGACTATGTGGTGCACCTCGAGCACGGCATCGGCATCTATCGCGGCATCGAACAGGTGTTCGTGCGCGAGGCCACCATCGAAAGCGCCGTCATCGAGTACGAAGGGGGCGATCGGCTGAATGTGCCGCTGTACCGCATCGATCAGATCGAACGGTATCGCAGCGCCAGCGATGTGAGCGACGATGCGCCCCCGCCGCGATTGCACAAGCTGGGGGGCAACAAGTGGAAGGCGCAGCGCGAAAAGACGCGCATGGCCATTCTGGAAATGACGCAGGAGCTGCTGCACCTCTATGCGCGCCGCAAGGTCACCACGCGGCCGCCACACGGCACCGATGGGGCGTGGCAGCGCCAGCTGGAGAGCAGCTTCCTGTTCGAGGACACGCCCGACCAGCGCAAGGCCACCGAAGACGTGAAGCGCGATCTCGAGGGCGAGCGCCCCATGGATCGCCTGCTCGTGGGCGACGTGGGCTACGGCAAGACCGAAATCGCCATTCGCGCCGCCTTCAAGGCGGTGCAGAGCGGACGGCAGGTGGCGGTGCTGGTGCCCACCACCATTCTGGCCGAACAGCATGCGCGCAGCTTCGGCGACCGTCTGGCCGACTTCCCGGTCACGGTGGAGGTCATGAGCCGCTTCCAGACCGCCGGTCAGCAGGCGGTGGTGGTGGAGAAGCTCAAGAAGAAGCAGATCGACATCATCATTGGCACGCACCGGCTGCTCAGCCCCGATGTGTCGTTCGCCGAGCTTGGCCTCATCATCGTGGATGAGGAGCACCGCTTTGGCGTGAAGCACAAGGAACGGCTCAAGCAGCTCAAGCTCAGCACCGACGTGCTCACGCTCACGGCCACCCCCATTCCGCGCACGCTGCATCAGTCGCTGGCGGGGCTGCGCGACCTCACGCTCATGCAGACGGCGCCGCGCGACCGCTCGCCGGTGCTCACCTTCGTGGAGCCGTTCGACGACGCGCTCATCGAGGAGGCGGTCAGCCGGGAGCTCGACCGCGGCGGGCAGGTGTTCTTCGTGCACAACCGCATCGAAACCATCGAAGCGATCGCCGACCATCTGCGCCGCATCGTGCCCCGCGCCCGCGTGGGGGTGGGGCACGGGCAGATGAAGGAGCGCGACCTCGAGAAGATCATGCGGCAGTTCGTGGAGGGGGAGCTCGACATCCTCGTCTCGACACTCATCGTGGAGAGCGGCCTCGACGTACCCAACGCCAACACGATGTTCGTGAACCGGGCCGACCATCTGGGACTGGCGCAGCTGTACCAGCTGCGTGGGCGCGTGGGCCGGTCACACCGGCGTGCCTACTGTTACCTGCTGGTGCCCGACCGGGTGGACGAAGATGCCGAGCGTCGTCTGGCGGTGCTGGAGCACCATACGGAACTGGGCGCCGGCTACCGGGTGGCCCTCAAGGACCTCGAACTGCGCGGCGCCGGCAACCTGCTGGGCCCCGAGCAGTCCGGGTTCGTGCACTCCGTGGGGTTCGACCTGTACCTGCGCCTGCTCGACGAAACGGTGCGGCAGCTGTCCGATGACGGGTCGCAGAAGGCGTGGATCCCGGCCGACGTGAACCTCGACTTCCCGAGCTTCCTCCCCGACGACTACATCGCGTCGCCGGAAGCCAAGCTGGATGTCTACCGCCGCCTCACGGCGCTACGGGATGCCGGCGCCATCGAGGCGCTGCGGCAGGAGGTGCGCGACCGGTTCGGGGCGCTGCCGGCCCCCGCCGAGGCGCTCTTCGGGAGTGCCATGCTGCGGGTGATCGGGGCCGCCCTGGGGGTGGAGGGGGTGCTTGTGCGCGCTTCCGAGGCTCGTATTACTTTCAGGGCTGACGCAGTTCCGCGCCTGAAGGGGCTGTCAGCGGCATTCCACGGGGTACAATTCCAGGTGGATGTCCGCCGTGCGCAACCGTTGGCACTCAAGCTCACCCGACTGGGGGGCGCCGAGATGCTCGACGGGCTGATCCGTGCACTCAAGGCCCTCGTTCCCTGACCTTCGTCTCCGCTACCGGAGTCCGACCTGATGAAATCATACCGTTTGTCCGTGCTGGGTGCCGTCGCGTTCGCCGTTGCCTGTGGGGCAGCGTCCAATCCCGATGTCGCGGCGACCGCCGGCAATCAGCAGCTCTCGGCGGCCCGGCTCGCGGAGATCGTGGGGCAGTCGCAGGCGCCCCTCGAGAAGGACGTGGCGCGCTCCATTGCCGAGCTGTGGGTCAACTACCAGCTGGTCGCCCTCGCGGCGGCCAAGGGTGACTCGCTCACCGATCCCAAGGTCATGCAGGACGCGCTGTGGTCGAATCTCGACAACATCCGCGTGAAGAAGTTCTACGACAACGTCTCCAAGGGCTGGGACGCACAGGTGCCGGGGAGCGACGAGGACCGGTACAACAGCGGCGAGGCGTATGCCGCCCGCCACATCCTCATCAAGACCGATCAGGGCGCCACGCCCGAGCAGATCGCGGCCGCCAAGAGCAAGGCGCAGGGGATCCTGCAGCAGGCCACCACGGCCAACTTCGTGTCGCTGACCGCCCGCTCCGACGAGCCTGGCGCCAAGGAGCGCGGGGGAGATCTGGGGCTGTTCGGCAAGGGCATGATGGTGCCGGAGTTCGAGAAGTGCGTGGCCGCGATGAAGCCGGGTGAGATCTCCAAGGAGCTCTGTCAGACGTCGTTCGGCTTCCACATCATCTACCGCACGCCGTTCGCCGATGTGGCGGAGAAGTTCGCGCCCATCGCCAAGCAGCGGAACGTGGCCATTGCCGAGAGCACGTACCTGGCCAAGCTCGAAGCCGGCAACGAAGTCAAGGTCGAGGCCAACGCCACAGTGAAGGCCAAGGCCATCGCGAAGAACACGCTGGGGTACATGAAGGACACCGACGCCATGGCCACCTACAAGGGTGGCAAACTCACCGCGTCGCGCTTCGCTGAGTGGCTCGCGGCCTATCCGCCGTCGTCGCAGATCCGCCCGCAGCTGGTACAGGCGCCGGACACGCTCGTGGAGAAGTTCGTGAAGCAGATCGTGCGTAACGAGCTCGTGCTGCGTCAGGCCGACAGCGCCAAGGCCACGGTGGACACGGCCGAGATGTCGAACCTGTTCCTGAACTTCAAGAACGCGGTGACGCAGTCGTGGGCGTCGCTCGGGGTGGAGCCCAGCAAGCTGGCCGACAGCGCCAAGGTGGCGGGCGGTGACAAGGAGAAGATCGCCGGCGCCAAGGTGGATGCCTTCTTCGGCAAGCTCGTGAAGAACGAAGTGCCGTTCGTGGACGTGCCGTACCCGGTGGCCCGTGCGGTGCAGAAGAAGTACACCTTCGCCATCAACGAGGCCGGGCTGGACAAGGTGCTCGAGCTGGCCAAGGGCGTGCGCGCCAAGGCCGATTCGAGCAAGGCGCAGCAGGGGCCGCCGGCGGCGCCCGGTGCGCCCGGTGCGGCGGCG
This genomic interval carries:
- a CDS encoding peptidylprolyl isomerase, with product MKSYRLSVLGAVAFAVACGAASNPDVAATAGNQQLSAARLAEIVGQSQAPLEKDVARSIAELWVNYQLVALAAAKGDSLTDPKVMQDALWSNLDNIRVKKFYDNVSKGWDAQVPGSDEDRYNSGEAYAARHILIKTDQGATPEQIAAAKSKAQGILQQATTANFVSLTARSDEPGAKERGGDLGLFGKGMMVPEFEKCVAAMKPGEISKELCQTSFGFHIIYRTPFADVAEKFAPIAKQRNVAIAESTYLAKLEAGNEVKVEANATVKAKAIAKNTLGYMKDTDAMATYKGGKLTASRFAEWLAAYPPSSQIRPQLVQAPDTLVEKFVKQIVRNELVLRQADSAKATVDTAEMSNLFLNFKNAVTQSWASLGVEPSKLADSAKVAGGDKEKIAGAKVDAFFGKLVKNEVPFVDVPYPVARAVQKKYTFAINEAGLDKVLELAKGVRAKADSSKAQQGPPAAPGAPGAAAPSTPAPAPAPDTTKK